A genomic segment from Micromonospora echinaurantiaca encodes:
- a CDS encoding catalase — protein MSDPRASRPVLTTRQGHPVHNNQQQRTVGSRGPATLENYHFLEKISHFDRERIPERVVHARGFVAHGEFEAYGTIGDQPASTYTRAKLFQTTGGKTPVTIRFSTVIGGRDSSEAARDPRGFAVKFRTEDGNWDMVGNNLQVFFIRDAIKFPDVIHALKPDPVTFRQEPNRIFDFMSNTPESMHMLTWLFSPYGIPRDYRTMRGSGVNTYRFVNAEGEGVLVKFHWLSQQGEHNLTQAEANAIQATDLGHASKDLYEAIERGDYPRWELNVQIMSDDEHPELDFDPLDDTKIWPEEDFPYLPVGMMTLNRNITDHHNENEQIAFGTGVLVDGIDFSDDKMLVGRTFSYSDTQRYRVGPNYLQLPINRPREDVVVSTNQTGGSMSYGVDNRGANPHINFEPSSVAGLQEADESYREYRPFVSGQIMKAPIERQNNYAQAGRRYREMADWERDDLILNLVTNLAQCDKHIQEKMVWHFSQCDSDYGRRVAEGLGLAANL, from the coding sequence ATGAGCGACCCGCGGGCCAGCAGGCCGGTCCTCACCACCCGCCAGGGCCACCCGGTGCACAACAACCAGCAGCAGCGGACGGTCGGTTCACGCGGCCCGGCGACGCTGGAGAACTACCACTTCCTGGAGAAGATCAGCCACTTCGACCGGGAGCGGATCCCGGAGCGGGTGGTGCACGCCCGCGGCTTCGTCGCGCACGGCGAGTTCGAGGCGTACGGGACCATCGGCGACCAGCCGGCGTCGACGTACACCCGGGCCAAGCTCTTCCAGACCACGGGCGGGAAGACCCCGGTCACCATCCGGTTCTCCACCGTCATCGGCGGCCGGGACTCCTCCGAGGCGGCCCGCGACCCGCGTGGCTTCGCGGTGAAGTTCCGCACCGAGGACGGCAACTGGGACATGGTGGGCAACAACCTCCAGGTCTTCTTCATCCGCGACGCGATCAAGTTCCCGGACGTGATCCACGCGCTGAAGCCGGATCCGGTGACCTTCCGGCAGGAGCCGAACCGGATCTTCGACTTCATGTCGAACACGCCCGAGTCGATGCACATGCTGACCTGGCTCTTCTCCCCGTACGGCATCCCGCGCGACTACCGGACCATGCGCGGCTCCGGGGTGAACACCTACCGCTTCGTCAACGCCGAGGGCGAGGGTGTGCTGGTCAAGTTCCACTGGCTGTCCCAGCAGGGCGAGCACAACCTGACCCAGGCCGAGGCGAACGCCATCCAGGCCACCGACCTGGGCCACGCCTCCAAGGACCTCTACGAGGCGATCGAGCGCGGCGACTACCCGCGCTGGGAACTCAACGTGCAGATCATGAGCGACGACGAGCACCCGGAGCTGGACTTCGACCCGCTCGACGACACCAAGATCTGGCCCGAGGAGGACTTCCCCTACCTGCCGGTCGGCATGATGACGCTCAACCGCAACATCACCGACCACCACAACGAGAACGAGCAGATCGCCTTCGGCACCGGCGTGCTGGTCGACGGGATCGACTTCTCCGACGACAAGATGCTGGTCGGGCGGACCTTCTCCTACTCGGACACCCAGCGCTACCGGGTCGGCCCGAACTACCTCCAGCTGCCGATCAACCGGCCGCGCGAGGACGTGGTGGTCAGCACCAACCAGACCGGCGGCTCGATGTCGTACGGGGTGGACAACCGCGGCGCCAACCCGCACATCAACTTCGAGCCGTCCTCGGTCGCCGGGCTCCAGGAGGCCGACGAGTCCTACCGCGAGTACCGCCCGTTCGTCTCGGGGCAGATCATGAAGGCCCCGATCGAGCGGCAGAACAACTACGCGCAGGCCGGCCGCCGCTACCGCGAGATGGCCGACTGGGAGCGGGACGACCTGATCCTCAACCTGGTCACCAACCTGGCCCAGTGCGACAAGCACATCCAGGAGAAGATGGTCTGGCACTTCAGCCAGTGCGACTCCGACTACGGTCGGCGGGTCGCCGAGGGGCTCGGCCTCGCCGCCAACCTCTGA
- a CDS encoding sodium:solute symporter family protein, with protein sequence MDGGGLRLNMNVLDYGILALYFVTVLGVGFAARRAIRTSVDFFLSGRSLPAWVTGLAFVSANLGALEIIGMAANGAQYGAMTLHYYWIGAVPAMVFLGIVMMPFYYGSKVRSVPEYLRLRFNRPTHLLNALSFAVAQVLIAGVNLYALALIMQALLGWPLWVAIVVGALIVLAYITVGGLSGAIYNEVLQFFVIVAGLLPITILGLVKVGGVSGLMDAVRDSKLGEAGLHTWQDTGSTANPLGAHWIGIVFGLGFVLSFGYWTTNFAEVQRALSAKNMSAARRTPIIAAYPKLLIPVVTVIPGLVALVTVQGLGAESGDLVYNNAIPLLMRDLLPNGVLGVAVTGLVASFMAGMAANVSGFNTVFTYDIWQSYIRRDRPDEYYIRIGRWATVAGVLIGIGTAFIAAGFSNIMNYIQALFSLFNAPLFATFIIGMFWKRMTAAAGFLSLLLGTLAALATYLLYKGGVVHFNSDLEESFWGAGIAFVTVAVVAAIVTPFTTPRRDEDLRGLVYGTGGIDLKGDVLTGDAVWWRSPVVLGVIALVFSLLLYVPFF encoded by the coding sequence ATGGACGGCGGCGGCCTCCGGCTGAACATGAACGTCCTGGACTACGGCATCCTGGCGCTCTACTTCGTCACCGTGCTCGGGGTCGGCTTCGCCGCCCGCCGGGCGATCCGGACCAGCGTCGACTTCTTCCTCTCCGGCCGTTCGCTGCCCGCCTGGGTGACCGGCCTCGCCTTCGTCTCGGCCAACCTCGGGGCGTTGGAGATCATCGGGATGGCCGCCAACGGCGCCCAGTACGGCGCGATGACCCTGCACTACTACTGGATCGGCGCCGTGCCGGCGATGGTCTTCCTAGGCATCGTGATGATGCCCTTCTACTACGGCTCCAAGGTCCGCAGCGTGCCCGAGTACCTGCGGCTGCGCTTCAACCGCCCGACCCACCTGCTGAACGCGCTCAGCTTCGCGGTGGCCCAGGTGCTGATCGCCGGGGTGAACCTGTACGCGCTGGCGCTGATCATGCAGGCGCTGCTCGGCTGGCCGCTCTGGGTGGCCATCGTGGTCGGCGCGCTGATCGTGCTGGCCTACATCACGGTGGGCGGGCTCTCCGGGGCGATCTACAACGAGGTGCTCCAGTTCTTCGTGATCGTCGCCGGCCTGCTGCCGATCACCATCCTCGGCCTGGTGAAGGTGGGCGGGGTGTCCGGGCTGATGGACGCGGTGCGCGACTCCAAGCTCGGCGAGGCGGGGCTGCACACCTGGCAGGACACCGGCAGCACCGCCAACCCGCTGGGCGCGCACTGGATCGGCATCGTCTTCGGCCTCGGCTTCGTGCTCTCGTTCGGCTACTGGACGACCAACTTCGCCGAGGTGCAGCGCGCCCTGTCGGCCAAGAACATGAGCGCCGCCCGGCGTACGCCGATCATCGCCGCCTACCCGAAGCTGCTGATCCCGGTGGTCACCGTGATCCCCGGCCTGGTCGCCCTGGTCACCGTGCAGGGGCTGGGGGCGGAGAGCGGCGACCTGGTCTACAACAACGCCATCCCGCTGCTGATGCGCGACCTGCTCCCCAACGGCGTGCTCGGCGTCGCGGTGACCGGCCTGGTCGCCTCGTTCATGGCCGGCATGGCGGCCAACGTCAGCGGCTTCAACACCGTCTTCACCTACGACATCTGGCAGTCGTACATCCGCCGGGACCGGCCCGACGAGTACTACATCCGGATCGGCCGCTGGGCGACCGTCGCCGGCGTGCTGATCGGCATCGGCACCGCCTTCATCGCGGCCGGGTTCAGCAACATCATGAACTACATCCAGGCGCTCTTCTCGCTGTTCAACGCGCCGCTGTTCGCCACCTTCATCATCGGCATGTTCTGGAAGCGGATGACCGCCGCGGCCGGTTTCCTCTCCCTGCTCCTGGGCACCCTGGCCGCCCTGGCCACCTACCTGCTCTACAAGGGCGGGGTGGTGCACTTCAACTCCGACCTGGAGGAGAGCTTCTGGGGCGCCGGCATCGCGTTCGTGACGGTGGCGGTGGTCGCCGCGATCGTCACCCCGTTCACCACCCCGCGGCGGGACGAGGACCTGCGCGGCCTGGTGTACGGCACCGGCGGGATCGACCTGAAGGGCGACGTGCTCACCGGGGACGCGGTCTGGTGGCGCTCCCCCGTCGTCCTCGGCGTGATCGCCCTGGTCTTCTCCCTCCTCCTCTACGTGCCGTTCTTCTAG
- a CDS encoding glycoside hydrolase family 6 protein, with amino-acid sequence MNVWRRMSGPRRALALAGAGTLVAGGLVTLPVTVAHAATQCAVTYTTNDWPGGFTATVNIRNIGDALNGWTLGFTFPDGGQRVQQGWSARWAQSGQNVTAQNESYNGSLASGATVSIGFNGAWSGSNPKPTSFTLNGVTCNGGTNPTTPPPTTTPPPTTPPPTTQPPTTPPPGTKVDNPYLNAQGYVNPEWKAKAESVAGGNRVSSNPTAVWLDRIAAINGTPDSSSNGAMGVRDHLDEALRQGAKYIQFVIYNLPGRDCAALASNGELGPDELPKYKAEYIDPIAAIQGDPKYANLRIINIIEIDSLPNLVTNTSGQPGGTTMCDTVKANGAYVNGVGYALAKLGAIGNVYNYIDAAHHGWIGWDSNFGPTADMLKSAAVASGSTVANVHGFIVNTANYSALREPYVKVTDTVNGQTVRQSTWIDWNQYVDELSFAQAFRNKLVQVGFDSNIGMLIDTSRNGWGGSARPTGPGPMTNVNDYVNGGRVDRRIHPGNWCNQSGAGLGERPKAAPEPGIDAYVWVKPPGESDGSSREIPNNEGKGFDRMCDPTYGGNERNGNNPTGALPDAPISGAWFPAQFAQLMQNAYPPLS; translated from the coding sequence ATGAACGTGTGGAGAAGGATGTCCGGCCCACGCCGGGCCCTCGCGCTCGCCGGCGCGGGCACCCTGGTCGCGGGCGGGCTGGTGACCCTTCCGGTCACCGTCGCCCACGCCGCGACCCAGTGCGCGGTGACGTACACGACCAACGACTGGCCCGGCGGGTTCACCGCCACCGTCAACATCAGGAACATCGGCGACGCGCTCAACGGGTGGACGCTCGGCTTCACCTTCCCGGACGGTGGCCAGCGCGTGCAGCAGGGCTGGTCGGCCCGGTGGGCCCAGTCCGGCCAGAACGTCACCGCGCAGAACGAGTCCTACAACGGCTCGCTGGCCAGCGGGGCGACCGTGAGCATCGGCTTCAACGGCGCCTGGAGCGGCAGCAACCCGAAGCCGACCTCGTTCACCCTGAACGGGGTGACCTGCAACGGCGGCACGAACCCGACCACCCCGCCGCCCACCACCACGCCGCCGCCGACCACCCCGCCCCCCACCACGCAGCCGCCGACCACCCCGCCGCCCGGCACCAAGGTGGACAACCCGTACCTGAACGCCCAGGGCTACGTGAACCCGGAGTGGAAGGCCAAGGCCGAGTCCGTCGCGGGCGGCAACCGGGTCTCCAGCAACCCCACAGCGGTCTGGCTGGACCGGATCGCCGCCATCAACGGCACGCCGGACAGCAGCTCCAACGGTGCCATGGGGGTACGCGACCACCTGGACGAGGCGCTGCGTCAGGGCGCCAAATACATCCAGTTCGTCATCTACAACCTGCCCGGCCGGGACTGCGCGGCGCTCGCCTCCAACGGTGAGCTCGGCCCGGACGAACTGCCGAAGTACAAGGCCGAGTACATCGACCCGATCGCCGCCATCCAGGGCGACCCGAAGTACGCCAACCTGCGGATCATCAACATCATCGAGATCGACTCACTGCCGAACCTGGTGACCAACACCTCCGGGCAGCCCGGCGGCACCACGATGTGCGACACGGTGAAGGCCAACGGGGCGTACGTCAACGGGGTCGGCTACGCGCTGGCCAAGCTGGGCGCGATCGGCAACGTCTACAACTACATCGACGCCGCGCACCACGGCTGGATCGGCTGGGACAGCAACTTCGGCCCGACCGCCGACATGCTGAAGAGCGCCGCGGTCGCCTCCGGCAGCACGGTGGCGAACGTGCACGGCTTCATCGTGAACACGGCCAACTATTCGGCCCTGCGCGAGCCGTACGTCAAGGTCACCGACACGGTGAACGGGCAGACCGTGCGGCAGTCCACCTGGATCGACTGGAACCAGTACGTCGACGAGCTGTCCTTCGCCCAGGCCTTCCGCAACAAGCTGGTCCAGGTCGGCTTCGACAGCAACATCGGCATGCTGATCGACACCTCCCGCAACGGCTGGGGCGGCTCCGCCCGGCCCACCGGCCCGGGCCCGATGACCAACGTCAACGACTACGTCAACGGTGGCCGGGTGGACCGCCGGATCCACCCTGGCAACTGGTGCAACCAGTCCGGAGCGGGTCTGGGCGAGCGCCCGAAGGCCGCGCCGGAGCCGGGCATCGACGCGTACGTCTGGGTCAAGCCGCCGGGTGAGTCGGACGGCTCCAGCCGGGAGATCCCGAACAACGAGGGCAAGGGCTTCGACCGGATGTGCGACCCGACGTACGGCGGCAACGAGCGCAACGGCAACAACCCGACCGGCGCCCTGCCGGACGCGCCGATCTCCGGTGCCTGGTTCCCCGCGCAGTTCGCTCAGCTCATGCAGAACGCCTACCCGCCGCTCTCCTGA
- a CDS encoding NAD-glutamate dehydrogenase: protein MDRRPAIKPGPDLRQDDTSRDDSFDSATDGDGFGRLDTGVTGMTGSSIDTIYDLGLPPDSLAGDTEDSELDEPVPNAERLVAQAVALAGDDHDAATLVSRFWRFAPDEELIGFTAEEMLAAAQAHRDLARQRVPGELKLRIHEPDADQHHTVIEIVTDDMPFLVDSVTALLNSHHLDVHLLVHPLVVVRREPLGRLTEVCADVEPDDAIAGDLVESWMHIEIDPVRDAAERDTLRRELQRVLTDVREAVEDWPKMRQRALSLADELAAARTSDNRPPVPEKDITDSVELLRWLAHDHFTFLGYREYRLTEAADGGQALEAVLGTGLGILRQDSPEARSLSSMTPEAHERVTEKRLLIITKANSRATVHRSAYLDYIGFKVFDEAGEVVGERRFLGLFSTAAYRTSVRELPVVRRKVAEVLDRSGLSQRSHSGKDLLQILETYPRDELFQIKTDDLYHAVIGVLRMAGRRQLRVFLRRDAYGRFISCLIYLPRDRFTTQNRLRMQDILLRELNGVGVDYTTRVTESMLARVHFIVRTDPNRPPSDIDADLLAEELADATRLWDDDYRLVLERKLGDEQAKHLFSRYADAFPEGYKDGHTPYEAMKDLAKLELLEEPGQLEMHLFRKQLAPRPGGRTAEAEQAEPMDVRFKVYRYGEPMMLSAVLPVLHSLGVRVVDEHPYEVERVDGRIWLYDFGLQLPEGHQELAEVRPHVENAFAAAWRGEAEVDGFNELVLRAGLTWRQVVVLRAYAKYLRQAGTVFSQDYMESTFIAYPRIAQLLVELFEVRFVPGAMDAGQRQQRSGELVAEIRAALDDVASLDQDRILRSYLTLIQATLRTSFYQKRSGGRPKAYVAFKLDPQAIPDLPAPRPKFEIFVYSPRFEGVHLRFGPVARGGLRWSDRREDFRTEVLGLVKAQMVKNAVIVPVGAKGGFVLKQKPGDRDEAVACYKEFVSALLDVTDNILSGEIVPPEDVVRHDGDDPYMVVAADKGTATFSDIANEISAAHNFWLGDAFASGGSAGYDHKKMGITARGAWESVKRHFRELGHDTQTQDFTVVGVGDMSGDVFGNGMLLSEHIRLVAAFDHRHIFLDPDPDAATSYAERKRLFELSRSSWEDYNAELISAGGGVYPRTAKSVPISPQVRERLGLDDDVAQMSPQELMKAILTAPVDLFWNGGIGTYVKASSQTNAEVGDKSNDAIRVDGKNLRCRVAGEGGNLGWTQLGRIEYALTGGRIYTDFIDNAAGVDCSDHEVNIKILLNTAVADGELTVPERDELLAEMTDEVAELVLRDNYDQARALNNAQAQAASLLPVHRRMITELERSGALDRALEALPPDEELAVRSESGLTAPEFAVLLAYVKIVLEKEILNEGLADEDWTTEVLVNYFPTPMRERFADRMGRHRLRRDIVTTVLVNEAINRGGISFVFRVVEETAASAADVIRAYVVVREVFGLGELWDAVEALDNKVAPELQTSVYLDTRRLVDRAVRWLVTNRRSPIDVPAEIARLRDGVARLLPGLENLFYGSEREAIAAHIDSMTERGLPRDLAEQATRLMYSFGLLDVVETAASSGRDVGEVASVYFVLSDRFRVDSLLSKISLLPREDRWQTLARMALRYDLYAALAALTAEVLDSTPDTLPPHERVSQWEQSNATSIHRAERAMGEFDESRADLAALSVLLRQIRTLVRTSAAA, encoded by the coding sequence ATGGACCGGCGTCCGGCGATCAAACCGGGACCCGACCTCCGGCAGGATGACACCAGCCGGGACGACAGCTTCGATTCGGCGACCGACGGGGACGGTTTCGGCCGACTCGACACAGGAGTGACCGGGATGACCGGTTCGAGCATCGACACCATCTACGACCTGGGCCTGCCGCCGGATTCGCTGGCCGGGGACACGGAGGACAGCGAGCTCGACGAACCGGTACCGAACGCGGAGCGCCTGGTGGCCCAGGCGGTCGCGCTCGCCGGGGACGACCACGACGCGGCGACCCTGGTCAGCCGCTTCTGGCGGTTCGCCCCGGACGAGGAGCTGATCGGCTTCACCGCCGAGGAGATGCTCGCCGCGGCCCAGGCCCACCGCGACCTGGCCCGGCAGCGCGTCCCGGGTGAGCTGAAGCTGCGGATCCACGAGCCCGACGCCGACCAGCACCACACCGTGATCGAGATCGTCACCGACGACATGCCGTTCCTGGTTGACTCGGTGACCGCCCTGCTCAACTCGCACCACCTCGACGTGCACCTGCTGGTCCACCCGCTGGTGGTGGTGCGGCGGGAGCCGCTCGGCCGGCTCACCGAGGTCTGCGCGGACGTCGAGCCGGACGACGCGATCGCCGGTGATCTGGTCGAGAGCTGGATGCACATCGAGATCGACCCGGTCCGCGACGCCGCCGAGCGGGACACGCTGCGCCGGGAGTTGCAGCGGGTGCTCACCGACGTGCGGGAGGCCGTCGAGGACTGGCCGAAGATGCGCCAGCGGGCGCTCTCCCTCGCCGACGAGCTGGCCGCCGCCCGGACGAGCGACAACCGGCCGCCGGTGCCGGAGAAGGACATCACCGACTCGGTCGAGCTGCTGCGCTGGCTGGCGCACGACCACTTCACCTTCCTCGGCTACCGGGAGTACCGGCTGACCGAGGCCGCGGACGGCGGCCAGGCGCTGGAGGCGGTGCTCGGCACCGGGCTGGGCATCCTGCGCCAGGACTCGCCCGAGGCCCGGTCGCTGTCGTCGATGACCCCCGAGGCGCACGAGCGGGTCACCGAGAAGCGCCTGCTGATCATCACCAAGGCGAACTCCCGGGCCACCGTGCACCGCTCGGCCTACCTCGACTACATCGGCTTCAAGGTGTTCGACGAGGCCGGCGAGGTGGTCGGGGAGCGGCGCTTCCTGGGCCTGTTCTCCACCGCCGCGTACCGCACCAGCGTGCGGGAGCTGCCGGTGGTCCGCCGCAAGGTCGCCGAGGTGCTCGACCGCTCGGGCCTGAGCCAGCGCAGCCACTCGGGCAAGGACCTGCTCCAGATTCTGGAAACCTACCCGCGCGACGAGCTGTTCCAGATCAAGACCGACGACCTCTACCACGCGGTGATCGGCGTGCTGCGCATGGCCGGCCGCCGGCAGCTGCGGGTCTTCCTGCGCCGGGACGCGTACGGGCGGTTCATCTCCTGCCTGATCTACCTGCCCCGGGACCGGTTCACCACGCAGAACCGGCTGCGCATGCAGGACATCCTGTTGCGCGAGCTGAACGGGGTGGGCGTCGACTACACCACCCGGGTGACCGAGTCGATGCTGGCCCGGGTGCACTTCATCGTCCGGACCGACCCGAACCGGCCGCCCAGCGACATCGACGCCGACCTGCTCGCCGAGGAGCTGGCCGACGCCACCCGGCTCTGGGACGACGACTACCGGCTGGTGCTGGAGCGCAAGCTCGGCGACGAGCAGGCCAAGCACCTCTTCAGCCGGTACGCCGACGCCTTCCCGGAGGGCTACAAGGACGGGCACACGCCGTACGAGGCGATGAAGGACCTGGCCAAGCTGGAGCTGCTGGAGGAGCCCGGCCAGCTGGAGATGCACCTGTTCCGCAAGCAGCTGGCGCCCCGCCCCGGGGGCCGGACGGCGGAGGCCGAGCAGGCCGAGCCGATGGACGTGCGGTTCAAGGTCTACCGCTACGGCGAGCCGATGATGCTCTCCGCCGTGCTGCCGGTGCTGCACTCGCTCGGCGTTCGGGTGGTCGACGAGCACCCGTACGAGGTGGAGCGGGTCGACGGCCGGATCTGGCTGTACGACTTCGGGCTCCAACTGCCGGAGGGGCACCAGGAGCTGGCCGAGGTGCGCCCGCACGTGGAGAACGCCTTCGCGGCGGCGTGGCGGGGCGAGGCCGAGGTCGACGGCTTCAACGAGCTGGTGCTGCGTGCCGGCCTCACCTGGCGCCAGGTGGTGGTGCTGCGGGCGTACGCGAAGTACCTGCGCCAGGCCGGCACGGTCTTCTCCCAGGACTACATGGAGTCGACCTTCATCGCCTACCCGCGGATCGCGCAGCTGCTGGTCGAGCTCTTCGAGGTCCGGTTCGTGCCGGGCGCGATGGATGCCGGGCAGCGGCAGCAGCGCAGCGGTGAGCTGGTCGCCGAGATCCGGGCCGCGCTGGACGACGTGGCCAGCCTCGACCAGGACCGCATCCTGCGCTCGTACCTGACGCTGATCCAGGCCACCCTGCGCACGAGCTTCTACCAGAAGCGCTCCGGCGGGCGGCCGAAGGCGTACGTGGCCTTCAAGCTGGACCCGCAGGCGATCCCGGATCTGCCGGCACCCCGGCCGAAGTTCGAGATCTTCGTCTACTCGCCCCGCTTCGAGGGCGTGCACCTGCGGTTCGGGCCGGTGGCCCGGGGCGGGCTGCGCTGGTCGGACCGGCGGGAGGACTTCCGCACCGAGGTGCTCGGCCTGGTCAAGGCGCAGATGGTGAAGAACGCCGTGATCGTGCCGGTGGGCGCCAAGGGCGGCTTCGTGCTCAAGCAGAAGCCGGGCGACCGGGACGAGGCGGTGGCCTGCTACAAGGAGTTCGTCTCGGCGCTGCTGGACGTCACCGACAACATCCTCAGCGGGGAGATCGTGCCGCCGGAGGACGTGGTCCGGCACGACGGTGACGACCCGTACATGGTGGTGGCGGCGGACAAGGGCACCGCCACCTTCTCCGACATCGCCAACGAGATCTCCGCGGCGCACAACTTCTGGCTCGGCGACGCGTTCGCCTCCGGTGGCTCCGCGGGCTACGACCACAAGAAGATGGGCATCACCGCCCGGGGCGCCTGGGAGTCGGTCAAGCGGCACTTCCGCGAGCTTGGTCACGACACCCAGACCCAGGACTTCACGGTGGTCGGCGTCGGCGACATGTCCGGCGACGTGTTCGGCAACGGGATGCTGCTCTCCGAGCACATCCGGCTGGTGGCCGCCTTCGACCACCGGCACATCTTCCTCGACCCGGACCCGGACGCCGCCACCTCGTACGCCGAGCGGAAGCGGCTGTTCGAGCTGTCCCGGTCGTCGTGGGAGGACTACAACGCGGAGCTGATCTCGGCCGGTGGTGGCGTCTACCCGCGTACCGCCAAGTCGGTGCCGATCTCGCCGCAGGTGCGCGAGCGGCTCGGCCTGGACGACGACGTGGCGCAGATGTCCCCGCAGGAGCTGATGAAGGCGATCCTCACCGCGCCGGTCGACCTGTTCTGGAACGGCGGCATCGGCACCTACGTGAAGGCGTCCAGCCAGACCAACGCGGAGGTGGGCGACAAGTCCAACGACGCGATCCGGGTGGACGGCAAGAACCTGCGCTGCCGGGTGGCCGGTGAGGGCGGCAACCTGGGCTGGACCCAGCTCGGCCGGATCGAGTACGCCCTGACCGGCGGCCGGATCTACACCGACTTCATCGACAACGCGGCCGGGGTGGACTGCTCCGACCACGAGGTGAACATCAAGATCCTGCTGAACACGGCGGTCGCCGACGGCGAGCTGACCGTCCCGGAGCGGGACGAGCTGCTCGCCGAGATGACCGACGAGGTCGCCGAGCTGGTGCTGCGGGACAACTACGACCAGGCCCGGGCGCTGAACAACGCCCAGGCGCAGGCCGCCTCGCTGCTCCCGGTGCACCGGCGGATGATCACCGAGCTGGAGCGCTCCGGCGCGCTGGACCGGGCGCTGGAGGCGCTGCCGCCGGACGAGGAACTGGCGGTGCGTAGCGAGTCGGGGCTCACCGCGCCGGAGTTCGCGGTGCTGCTCGCGTACGTCAAGATCGTCCTGGAGAAGGAGATCCTGAACGAGGGGCTGGCGGACGAGGACTGGACCACCGAGGTCCTGGTCAACTACTTCCCGACCCCGATGCGGGAGCGGTTCGCCGACCGGATGGGCCGGCACCGGCTGCGCCGGGACATCGTCACCACGGTGCTGGTCAACGAGGCGATCAACCGGGGCGGCATCTCGTTCGTCTTCCGGGTCGTCGAGGAGACCGCGGCCAGCGCGGCGGACGTGATCCGGGCGTACGTCGTGGTCCGTGAGGTGTTCGGCCTGGGCGAGCTCTGGGACGCGGTGGAGGCGCTGGACAACAAGGTCGCACCGGAGCTGCAGACCAGCGTCTACCTGGACACCCGGCGGCTGGTCGATCGGGCGGTGCGGTGGCTGGTGACCAACCGCCGCTCGCCGATCGACGTGCCGGCGGAGATCGCCCGGCTGCGGGACGGGGTGGCCCGGCTGCTGCCGGGGCTGGAGAACCTCTTCTACGGCAGCGAGCGGGAGGCCATCGCGGCGCACATCGACTCGATGACCGAGCGGGGGCTGCCGCGCGACCTGGCCGAGCAGGCGACCCGGCTGATGTACAGCTTCGGCCTGCTGGACGTGGTGGAGACGGCGGCGAGCAGCGGACGCGACGTGGGCGAGGTCGCCTCGGTCTACTTCGTGCTCTCCGACCGGTTCCGGGTTGATTCGCTGCTGTCGAAGATCTCCCTGCTGCCGCGGGAGGACCGCTGGCAGACGCTGGCCCGGATGGCGCTGCGGTACGACCTGTACGCCGCGCTGGCCGCGCTGACCGCGGAGGTGCTCGACTCCACGCCGGACACCCTGCCTCCGCACGAGCGGGTGTCGCAGTGGGAGCAGTCCAACGCCACCTCGATCCACCGGGCCGAGCGGGCGATGGGCGAGTTCGACGAGTCCCGGGCGGACCTGGCGGCCCTGTCGGTGCTGCTCCGCCAGATCCGCACCCTGGTGCGGACCTCCGCCGCCGCCTGA
- a CDS encoding class F sortase, with amino-acid sequence MMTTRAGGRHGIPWRAAGAAVVVLLAMVGAGLVGASLKGTPAPRPPQPLAQAAATPSATPSFDTYDEAPAPVGLPRSTPTTITIPRIGVGASIISLGTNPDGTVQVPPLERAELAGWYQPGPSPGEVGNAVIVGHVDSAKMGPAVFFSLGALQPGDAITVAREDGQPATFTVESVQRHPKDAFPTELVYGPSDKPGLRVVTCGGVFDEAAGSYPDNVIVLATLTE; translated from the coding sequence GTGATGACGACCCGGGCCGGCGGCCGTCACGGGATTCCGTGGCGCGCCGCCGGCGCGGCCGTCGTCGTCCTGCTCGCCATGGTGGGCGCCGGTCTGGTCGGTGCGTCGCTCAAGGGCACGCCCGCTCCCCGCCCGCCCCAGCCGCTGGCCCAGGCGGCGGCCACGCCGAGCGCCACGCCGTCGTTCGACACGTACGACGAGGCACCGGCCCCCGTCGGACTGCCCCGCTCCACCCCCACCACGATCACCATCCCCCGGATCGGGGTCGGCGCCAGCATCATCTCGCTGGGCACCAACCCCGACGGCACCGTCCAGGTCCCACCGCTGGAGCGGGCCGAGCTGGCCGGCTGGTACCAGCCGGGACCGAGCCCGGGCGAGGTCGGCAACGCGGTGATCGTCGGGCACGTCGACTCGGCCAAGATGGGGCCGGCGGTCTTCTTCTCGCTCGGCGCACTGCAACCCGGTGACGCCATCACCGTGGCCCGCGAGGACGGCCAGCCGGCGACCTTCACCGTCGAGTCGGTCCAGCGGCACCCGAAGGACGCGTTCCCCACCGAGCTGGTGTACGGCCCCAGCGACAAGCCGGGCCTGCGGGTGGTGACCTGCGGCGGGGTCTTCGACGAGGCCGCCGGCAGCTACCCCGACAACGTGATCGTCCTCGCCACTCTGACGGAATGA